A single genomic interval of Pyrus communis chromosome 5, drPyrComm1.1, whole genome shotgun sequence harbors:
- the LOC137733902 gene encoding AP-4 complex subunit epsilon-like — translation MEQLKTIGRELAMGSQGGFGQSKEFLDLVKSIGEARSKAEEERIVLLEIETLKRRLSEPDIPKRKMKEYIIRLVYVEMLGHDGSFAYIHAVKMTHDDNLLLKRTGYLAVSLFLSDDHDLIILIVNTIQKDLRSDNYLVVCAALNAVCKLINDETVPAVLPQVVDLLGHPKEAVRKKAIMALHRFYQKSPSSVSHLVSNFRKRLCDNDPGVMGATLCSLFDLITIDANSFKDLVVSFVSILKQVAERRLPKAYDYHQLPAPFIQIRLLKILALLGSGDKQSSEQMYTVVGDIFRKCDSSSNIGNAVLYECICCVSSIYPNPRLLEQAAQVISRFLKSDSHNLKYMGIDALGRLIKISPEIAEQHQLAVIDCLEDPDDTLKRKTFELLYKMTKSSNVEVIVDRMIDYMISINDNHYKTYIASRCVELAEQFAPSNQWFILTMNKVFEHAGDLVNVKVAHNLMKLIAEGFGEDDDNADSQLRSSAVESYLRIIGEPKLPSVFLQVICWVLGEYGTADGKYSASYITGKLCDVAEAYSNDESVKAYAVTAIMKIYAFEISARRKVDILPECQSLVEELSASHSTDLQQRAYELQAVISLDAPAVESIIPPDASCEDIEIDKNLSFLNGYVQEALEKGAQPYIPENERSGVLDISNFGNQDHHEALTHSLRFEAYELPKPVMPSRVPPAAVASSTELVPVPEPSYARETRQPASLPSASDAGSSELKLRLDGVQKKWGRPTYSSSASPSTNSSSSTSHKTTNGVTQVDSVGTSNSKARDTYDSRRPQVEISPEKQKLASSLFGGPSKTEKRPSSANHKASKASTHTSEKSQAPKAAAAHTEVNREPAPDLLDLGDSTSSSSAPAIDPFKQLEGLLDQTDVASNVNHGTAGAAKTPDFMGLYADTPVSGLGSSVGDLLPTNRDEFNLTSELSNATRTAQGGVTQFNKGPNPKDALEKDSLVRQMGVTPTSPNPNLFRDLLG, via the exons ATGGAGCAGCTCAAGACCATCGGCCGGGAGCTCGCGATGGGCTCCCAGGGCGGCTTCGGCCAATCCAAGGAGTTCCTCGACCTCGTCAAGTCCATCGGCGAAGCTCGATCCAAGGCGGAGGAGGAGCGCATCGTCCTCCTCGAGATCGAAACCCTTAAACGACGTCTCTCCGAGCCCGATATCCCCAAGCGCAAGATGAAGGAGTACATCATCCGCCTCGTCTACGTCGAAATGCTCGGCCACGACGGCTCCTTCGCCTACATTCACGCCGTTAAGATGACTCACGACGATAACCTCCTCCTCAAGCGCACCGGTTACCTCGCCGTCTCCCTCTTCCTCAGCGACGATCACGATTTGATCATCTTGATCGTCAACACCATCCAGAAGGATCTCAGGTCTGACAATTACCTTGTCGTTTGCGCCGCCCTCAATGCCGTTTGCAAGCTCATCAACGACGAGACTGTGCCTGCCGTTTTGCCCCAGGTCGTCGACCTCCTCGGCCATCCCAAGGAGGCTGTCAGGAAGAAGGCCATCATGGCGCTTCACCGATTTTATCAGAAATCGCCCTCTTCTGTTTCGCATCTGGTGTCAAATTTTCGGAAGCGGCTCTGCGATAACGATCCGGGCGTCATGGGTGCCACGCTCTGCTCGCTGTTCGATCTAATTACCATCGATGCAAATTCTTTTAAGGATTTGGTGGTCAGCTTTGTCAGCATTCTCAAGCAGGTCGCCGAGCGCAGGTTGCCCAAGGCCTACGATTACCATCAGCTTCCGGCGCCTTTTATCCAG ATTAGGTTGTTGAAAATTCTAGCATTGTTGGGGAGTGGTGATAAGCAATCGAGTGAGCAGATGTATACTGTAGTTGGCGATATATTTCGGAAGTGCGATTCCTCAAGTAATATTGGGAATGCTGTTCTTTATGAGTGCATTTGTTGCGTTTCTTCCATATATCCCAATCCTAGGTTGTTAGAACAGGCTGCTCAAGTCATCTCAAGATTTTTGAAG AGTGACAGTCATAATCTGAAATATATGGGCATTGATGCCCTTGGTCGACTGATAAAGATTAGTCCAGAGATAGCTGAGCAACACCAACTAGCCGTCATCGATTGCTTAGAG GACCCAGATGATACTCTGAAACGAAAAACGTTTGAACTATTGTACAAGATGACCAAGTCCTCCAATGTGGAAGTGATTGTGGATCGTATGATTGATTACATGATTAGCATTAATGACAACCATTACAAAACTTACATAGCTTCGAGATGCGTGGAGCTTGCAGAGCAATTTGCCCCAAGTAATCAATGGTTTATCCTG ACCATGAATAAAGTCTTTGAACATGCGGGGGATCTAGTGAATGTTAAGGTGGCACATAACTTGATGAAGTTGATCGCCGAGGGATTTGGAGAGGATGATGATAATGCAGATAGTCAGCTGAGATCATCTGCA GTGGAGTCATATTTGCGTATAATTGGTGAGCCAAAGCTTCCATCTGTATTTCTTCAG GTCATTTGTTGGGTTTTGGGAGAATATGGAACTGCTGATGGAAAATATTCTGCTTCCTATATCACTGGGAAGTTATGTGATGTTGCAGAGGCATATTCAAATGATGAATCCGTCAAG GCTTATGCCGTTACAGCAATCATGAAAATATATGCATTTGAAATATCAGCTCGGAGAAAAGTCGATATCCTACCTGAG TGTCAATCTTTGGTGGAAGAACTATCAGCTTCTCACTCAACAGATCTGCAGCAGCGTGCATATGAATTGCAAGCTGTCATTAGCTTAGATGCTCCTGCTGTTGAGAGTATAATTCCGCCAGACGCAAGTTGTGAAGATATTGAG ATTGATAAAAACCTTTCATTCCTCAATGGCTATGTCCAAGAAGCACTAGAAAAAGGCGCTCAGCCCTATATTCCTGAGAATGAGCGCTCTGGAGTGTTAGATATCAGCAATTTCGGAAACCAAGATCACCATGAAGCTTTAACCCATAGTCTTAGGTTTGAGGCATATGAGCTTCCAAAGCCAGTAATGCCATCAAGAGTTCCTCCAGCTGCAGTTGCTTCCTCAACTGAGCTTGTTCCAGTGCCTGAACCATCTTATGCGAGGGAGACCCGCCAGCCTGCATCATTGCCATCTGCATCAGACGCAGGATCATCAGAACTTAAGCTACGACTTGACGGTGTTCAAAAAAAATGGGGCAGGCCAACATATTCTTCTTCTGCATCGCCGAGCACGAATTCTTCAAGTTCTACTTCCCACAAAACAACGAATGGGGTTACTCAAGTAGATAGTGTGGGCACTTCAAATTCAAAAGCCCGTGATACTTATGATTCAAGGCGGCCACAGGTTGAAATTTCTCCAGAAAAGCAGAAGCTTGCCTCTTCACTGTTTGGAGGTCCATCAAAAACCGAGAAGAGGCCATCTTCTGCCAACCATAAGGCGTCTAAGGCGAGTACCCATACTTCAGAGAAGTCCCAAGCGCCAAAGGCAGCAGCTGCACACACTGAAGTTAATCGTGAACCTGCTCCAGACTTGCTCGACTTGGGTGACTCAACTAGTAGTAGTTCTGCTCCGGCCATAGACCCTTTCAAGCAGTTAGAAGGGCTTCTTGATCAAACTGATGTCGCTTCGAATGTGAACCATGGTACAGCAGGTGCTGCTAAGACACCTGATTTTATGGGATTATATGCAGATACACCTGTCAGTGGGCTCGGTAGCAGTGTTGGGGATCTTTTGCCGACCAACAGAGATGAGTTTAATCTTACATCTGAGTTATCAAATGCCACAAGGACTGCTCAAGGCGGGGTAACACAGTTTAATAAGGGTCCTAACCCTAAAGATGCCTTGGAAAAGGATTCACTTGTAAGGCAGATGGGTGTGACGCCAACAAGTCCGAATCCCAACTTGTTTCGAGATTTGCTTGGCTAA
- the LOC137734723 gene encoding histone-lysine N-methyltransferase, H3 lysine-9 specific SUVH1-like, whose translation MEGGSSHNFVPPSAGIDKSRVLDVRPLRSLMPVFPATSQAPSFPGMPPFGHTPNGFPPFYPFNVPLSQASPDLNSEMRTPSGSMPAPIRSYRAPAPSGSDDFPEDSNGEGFFDPHVGSSASRKKTSKASSSRKKTKKNGDGGSVTNNGSGVTFVPVMSSFQIEDGNRELVNYVLMNFDALRRRICQIEENKETKTGLIKRADLKAGNILMSKKVRTNMRRRIGVVPGVEIGDIFFFRMEMCAVGLHAPSMAGIDYMTGKGDGEKDPVALSIVSSGGYDDEAEDSDVLIYSGQGGNSNNKDKDREVADQKLERGNLALQRNLHHGNEVRVIRGMKEDVNAITKIYVYDGLYKVHESWTERGKAGCNIFKYKLLRVPGQPPAFAVWQTLRKWKDGFSSRAGLVLQDLTSGTEPVPVSLVNEVDNEKGLASFTYFPTLKYTKSFSLMPPSFGCNCRSACQPGDTNCSCIQKNGGDFPYTSNGILVSRKQLLHECSPTCPCTPNCKNRVSQTGVKLRLEVFKTKDRGWGLRSWDSIRAGAFICEYAGEVIDEAKLKQKEDGGENDEYIFDTGRDYESFKWSYEPGLLEESPHDVNEDYNIPYRLIISAKNVGNVGRFINHSCSPNVFWQPVVYEHNNQSFVHIAFYAIRHIAPMTELTYDYGTSSNEAGSNSGPNRKNKCLCGSSKCRGYFG comes from the coding sequence ATGGAAGGAGGGTCAAGCCACAACTTTGTTCCTCCTTCAGCTGGGATTGATAAGTCAAGGGTTTTGGATGTTAGACCTCTGCGTAGTTTGATGCCGGTGTTCCCAGCTACATCTCAAGCCCCATCCTTTCCGGGCATGCCTCCCTTTGGCCATACCCCTAATGGGTTTCCTCCGTTTTACCCGTTTAACGTACCACTATCTCAGGCCTCACCTGATCTAAATAGTGAGATGAGGACACCAAGCGGTTCCATGCCCGCTCCTATCCGGTCATATAGAGCTCCTGCCCCATCTGGCTCCGATGACTTTCCAGAGGATTCCAATGGAGAAGGGTTCTTTGATCCTCATGTAGGTTCTAGTGCATCTCGAAAGAAGACCTCAAAAGCTAGTTCATCTCGAAAGAAGACCAAGAAAAATGGAGATGGCGGTTCAGTAACAAACAATGGGTCAGGCGTGACCTTTGTTCCTGTTATGAGTTCATTTCAAATTGAAGATGGTAACAGGGAGTTGGTTAATTATGTACTCATGAATTTCGATGCACTCCGGAGAAGGATCTGCCAAATTGAAGAGAACAAGGAAACGAAAACTGGGCTTATTAAGCGTGCAGATTTGAAAGCTGGTAACATTTTGATGAGCAAAAAGGTTAGGACAAACATGAGGAGGAGAATTGGGGTTGTCCCTGGAGTTGAGATTGgcgacattttctttttccgaaTGGAAATGTGTGCGGTTGGATTACATGCTCCATCGATGGCTGGAATTGACTACATGACTGGCAAGGGTGATGGTGAAAAAGATCCGGTGGCTTTAAGCATTGTTTCTTCAGGAGGCTATGATGATGAGGCAGAGGACAGCGATGTCTTGATATACAGTGGCCAGGGTGGAAATAGCAACAACAAAGACAAAGATAGGGAGGTGGCTGATCAGAAGCTTGAAAGGGGTAATCTTGCTCTTCAGAGAAATTTGCATCATGGCAATGAAGTACGAGTGATTCGGGGCATGAAAGAAGATGTTAATGCAATTACAAAGATCTATGTCTATGATGGCCTATATAAAGTTCATGAGTCATGGACAGAGAGGGGGAAAGCTGGTTGTAACATATTCAAGTACAAGCTGTTAAGGGTGCCTGGACAGCCACCAGCTTTTGCAGTTTGGCAAACTCTTCGTAAGTGGAAGGACGGTTTTTCCTCAAGGGCTGGACTTGTTCTTCAAGACCTCACATCAGGGACTGAACCTGTACCTGTTTCCCTTGTAAATGAGGTTGATAATGAAAAGGGGCTGGCATCTTTCACTTATTTCCCTACACTCAAATATACTAAATCATTCAGTCTCATGCCACCTTCTTTTGGCTGCAATTGCCGCAGTGCATGCCAGCCAGGTGATACGAATTGCTCTTGCATTCAGAAAAATGGAGGTGATTTTCCTTATACTAGCAATGGGATTCTAGTCAGCCGTAAACAATTGTTACATGAATGTAGTCCTACGTGTCCATGCACTCCCAACTGCAAAAACCGGGTATCCCAAACTGGTGTAAAATTGCGGCTGGAAGTGTTTAAGACAAAGGATAGGGGTTGGGGCCTCCGGTCATGGGATTCTATTCGTGCTGGTGCTTTTATTTGTGAGTATGCTGGTGAAGTTATAGATGAAGCGAAGTTAAAACAGAAAGAGGATGGAGGGGAAAATGATGAATATATTTTTGACACAGGCCGTGATTATGAATCGTTCAAGTGGAGTTATGAACCTGGATTACTAGAGGAGAGTCCTCATGATGTTAATGAGGATTATAACATTCCATATCGCCTGATCATAAGTGCCAAGAATGTTGGGAATGTAGGTCGGTTCATTAATCACAGTTGCTCACCAAATGTTTTTTGGCAACCAGTTGTATATGAACACAACAATCAGTCTTTTGTCCATATTGCTTTTTATGCCATCAGACACATTGCCCCTATGACAGAGTTGACATATGATTATGGGACAAGTTCTAATGAAGCTGGCAGTAACAGTGGACCCAACAGGAAAAATAAATGCTTATGTGGATCGTCAAAATGCCGGGGTTATTTTGGTTGA